In Leucobacter sp. CX169, a single genomic region encodes these proteins:
- a CDS encoding ABC transporter substrate-binding protein translates to MNRRMFRQMTAAAGLVAAATLVLSGCASPQAGESEGGADGATQLRMGTQPWLGYGQWYVAEDQGFFADQGVEVELTSFSADAEVNAALAAKKLDMASVASHTALQFVENGVDVSIVLMLDTATGADAILTDGSISSVEGLKGQKVAYEEGATSELLLGDALDRAGLTFDDIERVPMGADEAGTALIAGSVPAAVTYEPYVSSALGAGKGIETLVTAAEHEGLISDVLVVRNDVLEAETEAVRAVIAAWGDSLDFYEANTDEARAIIAAGVGSNVEELASAFDGVHYFTLAENAEMLDGSYRDATLPAIIKVASRIGMIEGTADPKSIVDASFLPQP, encoded by the coding sequence GTGAACCGACGCATGTTCCGCCAGATGACCGCAGCCGCAGGGTTGGTTGCTGCAGCAACGCTCGTGTTGAGTGGCTGCGCATCGCCGCAGGCCGGCGAGTCTGAGGGGGGTGCCGACGGCGCGACGCAGCTCCGCATGGGCACGCAGCCCTGGCTCGGCTACGGCCAGTGGTATGTCGCGGAGGATCAGGGATTCTTCGCCGATCAGGGCGTCGAGGTAGAGCTGACGAGCTTCAGCGCCGATGCTGAGGTGAATGCCGCCCTCGCGGCGAAGAAGCTCGATATGGCGAGCGTCGCCAGCCACACCGCCCTGCAGTTCGTCGAGAACGGCGTCGACGTATCGATCGTGCTGATGCTCGACACCGCCACCGGCGCCGACGCGATCCTGACCGACGGCAGCATCAGCTCCGTCGAGGGACTCAAAGGCCAGAAGGTTGCCTACGAGGAGGGTGCGACGAGCGAACTACTGCTCGGCGACGCGCTCGACCGTGCCGGCCTCACGTTCGACGACATCGAGCGCGTGCCGATGGGCGCCGACGAGGCAGGAACGGCGCTGATCGCAGGCAGCGTGCCCGCCGCCGTCACCTACGAGCCCTACGTCAGCTCGGCGCTCGGCGCCGGCAAGGGCATCGAGACCCTCGTGACGGCCGCCGAGCACGAAGGCCTCATCTCCGACGTACTCGTCGTGCGCAACGACGTGCTCGAGGCTGAGACCGAGGCCGTCCGGGCCGTCATCGCGGCATGGGGCGACTCGCTCGACTTCTACGAGGCAAACACCGACGAGGCCCGCGCGATCATTGCGGCCGGCGTCGGCAGCAACGTGGAAGAGCTCGCATCGGCGTTTGACGGCGTGCACTACTTCACCCTCGCCGAGAATGCCGAGATGCTGGACGGCTCGTACCGCGACGCGACCCTGCCGGCGATCATCAAGGTGGCCTCGCGCATCGGCATGATCGAGGGCACGGCCGACCCGAAGTCGATTGTCGACGCCAGCTTCCTGCCCCAGCCGTAG
- the rpmG gene encoding 50S ribosomal protein L33 translates to MAKQQDVRPIIKLKSTAGTGFTYVTRKNRRNNPDRLVLKKYDPVVRKHVEFREER, encoded by the coding sequence GTGGCGAAGCAGCAGGACGTCCGTCCGATCATCAAGCTGAAGTCGACGGCAGGCACCGGGTTCACGTATGTGACCCGTAAGAACCGCCGCAACAACCCCGACCGTCTCGTACTCAAGAAGTACGACCCGGTGGTCCGCAAGCACGTCGAATTCCGAGAGGAGCGCTAA
- a CDS encoding ABC transporter permease — protein MTSAVPAVRRPRRRRIGERLSRRAALTTSVSTFVVLIAVWWLATKLGLVDPMFLPSPEAVVGALVEQSGNGELWSDIAVSVYRIFVGFVLATVLAVPIGTLMGVNARVEAALEPLMDFIRYMPVVAFVPLTIVWAGIDDGQKFLIIWMGTFFQQVLMVADAVRRVPVGLVRLGETLGLGRIAMLARIVVPSAMPRIWDALRITLGWAWTWLVVAELVAASSGMGYRITVAQRYFATDTIIAYVLVLGVLGLVLDQTMRWLGRRMFAYQEGRA, from the coding sequence GTGACTTCTGCCGTGCCCGCCGTCCGCCGCCCTCGCCGGCGGCGGATCGGCGAGCGCCTGAGCCGGCGAGCCGCCCTCACCACCTCGGTCAGCACCTTCGTGGTGCTCATTGCGGTGTGGTGGCTGGCGACGAAACTGGGACTCGTCGACCCGATGTTTCTGCCGAGCCCCGAGGCCGTGGTCGGCGCGCTCGTCGAGCAGTCGGGCAATGGCGAGCTGTGGTCGGACATCGCGGTCAGCGTCTACCGCATCTTCGTCGGCTTCGTGCTCGCGACGGTGCTTGCGGTGCCGATCGGCACGCTCATGGGTGTGAATGCCCGCGTCGAGGCGGCGCTCGAGCCGCTCATGGACTTCATTCGCTATATGCCGGTCGTGGCATTCGTGCCGCTCACGATCGTGTGGGCCGGCATCGACGACGGTCAGAAGTTCCTCATCATCTGGATGGGCACGTTCTTCCAGCAGGTGCTGATGGTGGCCGACGCGGTGCGCCGAGTCCCGGTGGGACTGGTGCGTCTCGGCGAGACGCTCGGGCTGGGCCGCATCGCCATGCTCGCCCGCATCGTCGTTCCTTCGGCGATGCCGCGCATCTGGGATGCGCTGCGCATCACCCTCGGCTGGGCCTGGACCTGGCTCGTGGTGGCCGAGCTCGTGGCGGCTTCGAGCGGGATGGGCTACCGGATCACGGTCGCTCAGCGCTACTTCGCGACCGACACGATCATCGCGTACGTGTTGGTCTTGGGCGTGCTCGGGTTGGTGCTCGATCAAACGATGCGCTGGCTGGGCCGCCGCATGTTCGCCTACCAGGAGGGCCGCGCATGA
- a CDS encoding ABC transporter ATP-binding protein has protein sequence MTTPASTLTPKIRISGLTKRFGDVTALEGVDLEVAENEFVSVVGASGCGKSTLLSLIAGLEDPSEGSIEVSGTPVLGPGRDRGMVFQQATLMPWLTVRGNIEFALRGEAGLSAAERTERAREFISLVGLDGFEQAHPAQLSGGMQQRVALARSLSYGPDVLLMDEPFGALDALTRRTMQELLLEVWERHKLTVVLVTHDIEEAVLTSDRVVVMSPRPGRVREEIAVPIARPRHRADAEAPEFRTRAAQILRLIHEG, from the coding sequence ATGACGACGCCTGCTTCCACGCTGACCCCGAAGATCCGCATCAGCGGCCTCACGAAGCGCTTTGGCGACGTCACGGCGCTCGAGGGGGTGGATCTCGAGGTTGCCGAGAACGAGTTTGTCTCGGTCGTCGGCGCATCTGGCTGCGGCAAGTCGACGCTGCTGTCACTCATCGCGGGCCTGGAAGACCCTTCCGAGGGCTCGATCGAGGTCAGCGGAACACCGGTGCTCGGCCCCGGTCGCGACCGCGGAATGGTGTTCCAGCAGGCCACCCTGATGCCGTGGCTTACCGTGCGCGGCAACATCGAGTTCGCCCTGCGCGGCGAGGCGGGCCTGTCGGCTGCAGAGCGCACCGAGCGTGCGCGCGAGTTCATCTCGCTCGTGGGCCTCGACGGGTTCGAGCAGGCGCACCCGGCTCAGCTCTCGGGCGGCATGCAGCAGCGCGTGGCCCTCGCGCGGTCACTCAGCTACGGCCCCGATGTGCTCCTCATGGACGAGCCGTTTGGCGCGCTGGACGCGCTTACGCGGCGCACCATGCAAGAACTCCTGCTCGAGGTCTGGGAACGCCACAAGCTCACCGTCGTGCTCGTGACGCACGACATCGAGGAGGCGGTGCTCACGAGCGACCGCGTGGTCGTGATGAGTCCGCGTCCCGGACGGGTCCGCGAGGAAATCGCCGTCCCGATCGCCCGGCCTCGGCACCGTGCCGACGCCGAGGCGCCCGAGTTTCGCACGCGTGCAGCCCAGATCCTGCGCCTGATTCACGAGGGGTAG
- the dcd gene encoding dCTP deaminase, which yields MLLSDRDLNAELASGRIRLDPSSDDMVQPSSIDVRIDRYFRLFDNHKYPVIDPAEDQPELTRLIEVDPAEGFILHPGEFVLGSTFEQVTLPDDIAARLEGKSSLGRLGLMTHSTAGFIDPGFTGHVTLELSNVATLPIRLWPGMKIGQLCFFQLSSPADHPYGSGEYKSRYLGQRGPTASRSFVNFHRSDVTATDAGANGG from the coding sequence GTGCTGCTTTCAGATCGTGACCTCAATGCTGAACTCGCCTCCGGCCGGATCCGTCTGGATCCCTCGTCCGACGACATGGTCCAGCCGTCGAGCATCGACGTGCGTATTGACCGCTACTTCCGTCTCTTCGACAACCACAAGTACCCCGTGATCGATCCGGCAGAGGACCAGCCCGAACTCACGCGCCTCATCGAGGTTGACCCCGCGGAGGGCTTCATCCTGCACCCGGGCGAGTTCGTCCTCGGTTCGACGTTCGAACAGGTCACCCTGCCCGACGACATCGCGGCCCGCCTCGAGGGAAAGAGCTCACTCGGCCGACTCGGCCTCATGACGCACTCAACCGCCGGCTTCATTGACCCCGGCTTCACGGGTCACGTCACGCTCGAGCTCTCGAACGTCGCGACGCTGCCGATTCGCCTGTGGCCCGGAATGAAGATCGGGCAGCTGTGCTTCTTCCAGCTCAGCTCACCCGCCGACCACCCGTACGGCTCGGGCGAGTACAAGTCGCGCTACCTCGGGCAGCGCGGCCCCACCGCCTCGCGCTCGTTCGTGAACTTCCACCGCAGCGACGTCACTGCGACCGACGCGGGCGCAAACGGCGGCTAG
- a CDS encoding cytochrome c oxidase assembly protein — protein sequence MPSSSRTRSFGAASGPARLALILGPAALLVFSVAALAVGLQIGGAGAERQLLDPGAFVRFAGPLARTLVNLSGGILLGALIFQLWSYSTERREWQLGLDLAAGAAALLTVSAATTLIVTYVDVSGLAFSSSEAFGAGLAQFVTEIELGRLWLQVVLVAAATSVLCFAVRDRRLALLPLIAAGVAMFPLAAQGHAAGASGHSQAVNALLVHLVGAGAWIGGLVSLVLVSRFVDRPRLAVLASRYSSIALFAFIGVAASGVVSGWIRVGSLEALFGTGYGILLLIKTGTLIVLGVFGALQRQFLLRRIDRPGAAGARIFTWFVVLELAVMGIASGIAGALGRSETPVALEPARGSNGLVSPAEWLTGDPLPPELLPSSFLTVWKFDLAWTLVCVFAVGLYLAGVIRLHRRGDKWPIGRTILWVAGMVGLFYATNGALNAYEQVLFSMHMLMHMLLMMMIPLLLVLGAPITLLLRATKKRQDGSWGAREWVMWMVQTPYSKFITHPLVASVIFVGSLWVFYFSGLFRWSMEEHLGHQWMIVHFLISGYLFCLSMIGVDPVPYRFPYALRLVTLFASMGFHAFFGVMIMGSTGLLLADWYGAMGRTWGATPLEDQSAGGGIAWGIGELPTFALALIVAVQWARSDERETKRRDRAADRSGEAELEAYNARLGKIAARDERMGKREG from the coding sequence GTGCCCTCTTCGTCTCGCACCCGCTCGTTCGGTGCCGCCTCCGGTCCCGCGCGCCTCGCGCTGATCCTCGGCCCCGCGGCCCTCCTCGTATTCAGCGTCGCGGCGCTCGCCGTCGGTCTGCAGATCGGCGGAGCCGGTGCGGAGCGCCAGCTGCTCGACCCCGGGGCGTTCGTCCGCTTCGCGGGCCCCCTGGCGCGCACCCTGGTGAATCTCTCGGGCGGGATTCTGCTCGGTGCCCTGATCTTCCAGCTCTGGTCGTACTCGACCGAGAGGCGCGAATGGCAGCTCGGGCTCGACCTCGCCGCCGGTGCCGCCGCACTACTCACGGTATCGGCCGCGACGACGCTCATCGTCACGTATGTCGACGTCTCGGGCCTGGCTTTCTCGTCGAGCGAGGCGTTTGGCGCCGGTCTCGCCCAGTTCGTCACCGAGATTGAGCTCGGGCGACTCTGGCTGCAGGTCGTGCTCGTCGCGGCGGCGACCTCAGTGCTGTGTTTCGCGGTGCGTGACCGGCGGTTGGCGCTGCTGCCGCTAATTGCCGCCGGCGTCGCCATGTTCCCCCTTGCCGCCCAGGGCCACGCCGCGGGGGCTTCAGGGCACAGTCAGGCCGTGAACGCGCTGCTGGTACACCTCGTCGGCGCAGGCGCCTGGATCGGCGGCCTCGTGAGCCTCGTGCTCGTCTCGCGCTTCGTCGACCGCCCCCGCCTCGCCGTGCTTGCCAGCCGCTACTCGTCGATCGCCCTGTTCGCGTTCATCGGGGTAGCCGCCTCGGGCGTGGTCAGCGGCTGGATCCGCGTCGGCTCCCTCGAAGCGCTCTTCGGCACCGGCTACGGGATCCTGCTGCTCATCAAGACCGGCACGCTCATCGTGCTGGGCGTCTTCGGTGCGCTGCAACGGCAGTTCTTGCTGCGGAGGATCGATCGCCCGGGCGCCGCGGGAGCGCGTATTTTCACCTGGTTCGTTGTGCTCGAGCTCGCCGTCATGGGGATCGCCTCGGGAATCGCGGGCGCGCTCGGACGCAGCGAGACGCCGGTCGCGCTCGAACCGGCGCGTGGCAGCAACGGCCTCGTCTCTCCCGCCGAATGGCTTACGGGGGACCCGCTGCCGCCCGAGCTGCTGCCTTCGAGCTTCCTCACGGTCTGGAAGTTCGATCTCGCGTGGACGCTCGTGTGCGTTTTCGCCGTTGGCCTCTACCTGGCTGGCGTGATTCGGCTGCACCGCCGCGGGGACAAATGGCCCATCGGTCGCACGATCCTCTGGGTGGCCGGCATGGTCGGCCTGTTCTACGCGACCAACGGTGCCCTGAACGCCTACGAGCAGGTGCTCTTCAGCATGCACATGCTCATGCACATGCTGCTCATGATGATGATCCCGCTGCTGCTCGTGCTCGGCGCCCCGATCACCCTTTTGTTGCGCGCGACGAAGAAGCGCCAGGACGGCTCCTGGGGTGCCCGCGAGTGGGTCATGTGGATGGTGCAGACCCCGTACTCGAAGTTCATCACGCACCCGCTCGTGGCTTCGGTCATCTTCGTCGGTTCGCTCTGGGTGTTCTACTTCTCTGGCCTCTTCCGCTGGTCGATGGAAGAACACCTGGGGCACCAGTGGATGATCGTGCACTTCCTCATCTCGGGGTACCTGTTCTGCCTGTCGATGATCGGCGTCGACCCGGTGCCCTACCGCTTCCCATACGCGTTGCGCCTGGTCACGCTGTTCGCCTCGATGGGCTTCCACGCCTTCTTTGGCGTCATGATCATGGGCTCGACCGGGCTGTTGCTCGCCGATTGGTACGGCGCGATGGGCCGCACCTGGGGGGCGACCCCGCTCGAGGATCAGTCCGCCGGCGGCGGCATCGCCTGGGGCATCGGCGAGCTGCCGACCTTTGCGCTCGCGCTCATCGTGGCGGTGCAGTGGGCACGCAGCGACGAGCGCGAGACGAAGCGCCGCGACCGAGCCGCCGATCGCTCGGGTGAGGCCGAGCTCGAGGCGTACAACGCGCGCCTGGGCAAGATTGCCGCCCGCGACGAGCGAATGGGCAAGCGGGAGGGTTGA
- a CDS encoding HU family DNA-binding protein — protein MSLNKTELVAKIAADTGQSQAAVASVVDGFFAAVSETVAKGDKVSIPGWIAFESADTAARTGRNPQTGDTINIPAGKRVKVSVGSKLKAAVK, from the coding sequence ATGTCACTGAACAAGACTGAGCTCGTTGCCAAGATCGCTGCTGACACCGGTCAGAGCCAGGCCGCTGTCGCGAGCGTAGTTGACGGCTTCTTCGCCGCTGTTTCCGAGACCGTTGCCAAGGGCGACAAGGTCTCGATCCCCGGCTGGATCGCGTTCGAGTCGGCGGACACCGCTGCACGTACGGGCCGCAACCCCCAGACCGGCGACACCATCAACATCCCCGCCGGCAAGCGCGTCAAGGTCTCGGTTGGCAGCAAGCTGAAGGCTGCAGTCAAGTAG
- the rpmB gene encoding 50S ribosomal protein L28, translating into MAAVCQVTGAVPGFGHNISHSHRRTKRRFDPNIQKKTYFVPSLGRKVTLTLSVKAIKLIDVRGIESVVADLQKRGVKI; encoded by the coding sequence ATGGCAGCAGTGTGCCAGGTGACTGGAGCCGTTCCCGGCTTCGGACACAACATCTCGCACTCGCACCGTCGCACCAAGCGTCGGTTCGATCCGAACATCCAGAAGAAGACCTACTTCGTGCCTTCGCTCGGCCGCAAGGTGACCCTGACCCTCTCGGTCAAGGCCATCAAGCTGATCGACGTTCGTGGCATTGAGTCAGTGGTCGCAGACCTCCAGAAGCGCGGGGTGAAGATCTAG
- the rpsN gene encoding 30S ribosomal protein S14: MAKKSMIAKNKQRQVIVARYAEKRAELKKALIDPNGTDESREAARVGLQKLPRNASPVRVRSRDVIDGRPRGVLSKFGVSRVRFRDMAHRGELPGITKSSW, translated from the coding sequence ATGGCTAAGAAGAGCATGATTGCGAAGAACAAGCAGCGTCAGGTCATCGTCGCGCGCTACGCAGAGAAGCGCGCCGAGCTGAAGAAGGCGCTCATCGATCCCAACGGGACCGACGAGAGCCGCGAGGCTGCACGCGTGGGCCTCCAGAAGCTGCCCCGCAACGCTTCGCCGGTGCGCGTGCGCAGCCGCGACGTCATCGACGGCCGCCCCCGTGGTGTCCTGTCGAAGTTCGGTGTCAGCCGTGTTCGCTTCCGCGACATGGCCCACCGCGGTGAGCTTCCGGGCATCACCAAGTCGAGCTGGTAA
- a CDS encoding PGPGW domain-containing protein: MSDTPSTAARAASAFARAAGSAGRETRAAIRRNPMTDRVYRTTIGVVGGTTFVVGLALIPLPGPGSLIAIGGLALLGTEFERAQRAHARANEVARKAVARANEARLRRAARRSDAQAAYSPPA, encoded by the coding sequence ATGAGCGACACACCCTCGACTGCTGCACGCGCCGCTTCCGCCTTCGCTCGAGCGGCTGGCTCCGCGGGCCGAGAGACACGCGCCGCTATTCGACGCAACCCGATGACCGACCGCGTCTACCGCACCACGATCGGCGTCGTGGGTGGCACAACGTTCGTCGTCGGGCTCGCCCTGATTCCGCTGCCTGGGCCGGGGAGCTTGATCGCGATCGGCGGGCTTGCGTTGCTCGGCACCGAGTTCGAGCGGGCGCAGCGAGCACACGCCCGAGCGAACGAGGTCGCGCGCAAGGCGGTCGCCCGTGCGAACGAGGCGCGCCTCAGACGGGCAGCTCGGCGAAGCGATGCCCAGGCGGCATACTCGCCCCCAGCCTGA
- a CDS encoding SGNH/GDSL hydrolase family protein, whose protein sequence is MTDIKFVAIGDSFTEGVGDELADGSVRGWADLTAEGIARATGAPVQYANLAIRGRLIAPILAEQLEPALELGPTLVSFNGGGNDMLRPGTNMASILAQTERALTRIVESGATPILLFGADPTGGLPGGSRFRAKAEALGEGTQRITDRLGVVLVDNWHDPELPKAQYWSTDRLHMAPVGHHRVAANVLRALGYEPPADWTLLADPVPKPGTREQLRYTREHMLPWIGRRLTGRSSGDGRSAKHPAWVEVSPTRSR, encoded by the coding sequence GTGACTGACATCAAGTTCGTAGCCATCGGCGACAGCTTTACCGAGGGCGTGGGCGACGAACTCGCTGATGGATCGGTGCGGGGCTGGGCCGACCTCACGGCGGAGGGCATCGCCCGCGCGACCGGCGCACCCGTGCAGTACGCGAATCTCGCCATCCGCGGGCGCCTGATCGCCCCGATCCTGGCGGAGCAGCTGGAGCCGGCCCTCGAGCTCGGCCCCACGCTCGTGTCCTTCAACGGCGGCGGGAACGACATGCTGCGCCCGGGAACCAATATGGCGAGCATCCTCGCGCAGACCGAGCGGGCGCTGACACGGATCGTGGAGTCGGGCGCCACACCCATCCTGCTATTCGGCGCAGACCCCACCGGCGGCCTTCCCGGCGGCTCCCGCTTCCGGGCGAAGGCAGAAGCCCTCGGAGAGGGAACGCAGCGCATCACCGACCGGCTCGGTGTCGTGTTGGTGGACAACTGGCATGACCCAGAACTCCCGAAGGCGCAGTACTGGTCGACCGACCGCCTCCACATGGCCCCCGTCGGGCATCACCGCGTCGCCGCCAATGTGCTTCGCGCCCTCGGCTACGAGCCCCCTGCGGACTGGACCCTGCTGGCCGATCCGGTCCCGAAACCCGGCACGAGGGAGCAGCTGCGCTACACCCGTGAGCACATGCTGCCGTGGATCGGGCGACGCCTGACCGGCCGCTCGAGCGGCGACGGTCGCAGCGCGAAGCACCCCGCCTGGGTCGAGGTCTCTCCCACACGGTCCCGCTAA